The region TGCTTGCATGGTCCCTGCAGCTCACCCAAGCCGCACAGACGCTGCGGCTGACCAGGGCGTGGAGTGACTGCGGAGGCCCACGTGACCCAGTCACAACGAGCCTGGGAGAAAACGAAACAGTCTACATTTGAGAAAACACTGAAAGATGAGGAAGTCTCTAGAAGGCTAATAAGGAAAATtctgagatgaagaaaaacagatgaaattaGAGATTTTTAAACATGCCGGTCAAGAAGATGCAGAAAGAAATCGGACTGGTGAGCCTATCCACTGGTAAACTGCTCAGTCCTCAGTGAAGAGAAAACGCCACTGTTCTTGTACTGACGAGgctgagctttattatttttttaaagattttatttatttatttttacagagggaagggagggagatagagagagagagagagagagagagaaacatcaatatgcggttgctgggggttatggcctgcaacccaggcatgtaccctgactgggaatcgaacctgggacactttggttcccagcccgtgctcaatccactgagctttgccagccagggctgaggctgagCTTTTAGTATAATGGAATACTTGTTGAGGAACTTCCCCCACATTTCAAGAAAAAGACTTTTCCTCATGAGACtgctcattattttatataagaagGCACATGTCTGGCGTGGTTGTAGGTGGGATAAAGTCTCTCTCTTCCAACCCTTAGAGCTTATTCGATGCTTCAGCAAGTAATTTCTGGTTATATACTGTGTGTTGGATAGTGTGCAGCGCAGCGGGAATCCACTAGTGAGCAAAGTCAATTCAGATCCAGGCCTCACGAAGCTGGTCCTGCCGGCCTGCCCGCGCTGGGCAGGTAGAGATGCCCAAGAGTACAAGCAGCATATCCCACAAAACCCTTTTAGGTGACATGTTGGGAACTAGCTACATGTTTCTCAGGAAAACAATAATAGTTTCCTGGCCAGCCTAAAAGTTcttaacaacagcaacaacacatCTGGTATGAATTTATGTTATCACTATCTGAAGTGCATTAACGTTGCTCAATGGGAATGTTATTGGGAGTTCGAAATCGGAATGGTTCCAGCCCAAGTACATTTCTCTCCGTCAGCTCAGCAGCAGGGACCCCCCACTGGAATTCTAGTTGGCCGTGATGGCGCCGGTGGGAGCCATGGAAACAGCTGGAACGTGGTTCTTCCAGCACCGGCATTCAGTAGTTGGGGATTCCCAGGGACCGATTGACTTGAATCACTGCGGAGTTTTCTAATCCAGGAAAGACCCGGGCTCCTCCCCCTTGTCACGTGTGCGGATGACTCAGGAGTCGCTCCGGATCGGAGAGACCGGCTGAAAGCTAGTCATCCCTCGGCATCGCCACAAAACCTGCGGCTTGAAATATGAAGGCACCTAACCAGAGGCGATCTGAATTATTTGAATCGCTATTAAAATGATAGAGTTTGCACTGGAATTGTTCctaaggctaaaaaaaaaaatggccagggagaatcctttttcctttggtTCTTTTGATTCTGCATACCATAATTCGAACTAAATATAAGCTTTTGAAGATTACAGTTAATAAACAGTAAAGAGAAACACATTTGCTtcccagaaataaaattttattgttttaccaCGTAAAATGCCCGCGTGCGTGTAACCCTGTTTTGGAAGAATGCCCCGCGgtgaggcagtgggggagggtgATGAGTCAGGGGCCGGGAGGGCCGCTCAGGAGGAGCTTTGGTCTTTGTTCCCTCGTTTCATTCAAGCTGAGAACTCACATGAGGAAAATGGGAATTTTTCTAAAGATTCTTAAAGACAGCCAGAAATAGCTGCATAATTATGTGGAAAATGATTCGACAGTTACTTCGGAGTCAGTTTGAAGAGCAAGGAGGTTGCAAAGGTGTTACCTCTCATCTGATTTATCAGGGGTGGGAAGAGTTTTTACATTTATGAACACTCCGAATGTTTCCGATAGGGctgctcagcagcagcagcagcagcagggggaggTCCTGCAGGTGGTGCGGCAGGGGGCGGGCTGGCAGCAGGGGGGCCGGCAGCAGGGCGCCTGCACACAGATGGGCTGGCAGCAGGTGGAGGCCCAGCAGCAGGGCCGGCAGACCACGGCCGTGCAGGACGTGGGGCAGCAGGTGATGGGGCAGCAGCAGCCCTCCTGCACACCACAAGGGTCACAGCAGATTCGGTGGCGGCAGAACACGGCCGTGCAGGACGTGGGGCAGCAGGCGATGGGGCGGCAGCAGccctcctgcagcccacaggGGTCACAGCAGATGGGGCGGCGGCAGGGCTCGCAGATGGGGCGTGTGCAGTGGGGCACACAGGTCACGGGGCGGCACACTGTGGTCTGGCAGCAGCAGGGGCGGCAGCAGCAGGGGTCgcggcagcagcagggctggcagCAGCCGCCCCCACAGACTGAGGAGCAGGTGGAGCCGCAGCAGGAGCCGGTCATGGTGGCGTCTGGgtctgggctgggtgggctggtgAGAGGAGCTGGGTGTTCTCAGGTGTGAATGCCTTCCTCCCGTGGGGGTTCCTTATATACCCTGGCCAGGTGCTGGTGACCCCCAGGGCACAGGGTCACTTCCTAAAATTGTGGTTGCCCATTGACATGAGAACTCAGGATTGGTGGATTCAGTTGCAGAGGCAGCAATTCCAAGGTCACTGAAGCATGCTCTCCTTTCTTCCCGCTTTCCCCTCGAAATGAATACCTGATGATTTATATCTTCTGAGAAATTACTCATCGAATAGCCGGTTTTTCCAGACCATGTGACCAGTTGACAGTTTGAAAAATCCAGTattgcctctctcacaccttCCCCCCTTTTCACTGCCCATCATTAAGCGTGAGACCATAATGTCCACAGGCCTGACTTCTTGTGATGCagcaagaatttctaaaacaagaCCAAACCAAACCAGACTAAAATGGCTCATGAAAGCTGAGTGCCGATCCTGCTAGGAAAAGAGGGGTGCAGCATTTCTGCGAAACAGCATATCGCTTCCCCTTGTTTATATGGAAATAACCACCCCAACCACCCACGTGACGTTGTTACAGGCCATTAGAGTTGGCCTATTGCTCACAATGAGTGATGAGACACTTACTATGTAAACAGTGATGTGCTACTGGGGacggagagggaagagaaagaaaaatacattttaagtagTTTCTGATCACCCCATAATTACAAATTTAGGAAGTCAGGACAAAGGCAGATAAAGCCatggaaggagaagaaatttTCATGGGACGATAAGGCCACACTGCATGTGGCTTTTACTGATACAGTTGTGCCTTTTTGAATGATCCTTCCTGTGTACGggcttagaaataaaatttgaatggAGGTGTTTCCTGCTTTTTAGGCGTGCCTTAAGCACTTGTATTGAGTTCTTCAAAGTATGTTGAAAATATTCATAAAGAAGTCAATTACATTTCTGGAGCAGGTGCTTAGGTTTGTCGTTCTGGTTGCTTGTGAAGGGTGAAGTTGTGCTTCTGAAAAAGGCAGGGGGATTAGTGAACCGATGATGACCAAATGGCTTTGTCTTTCTTAGCCTCGGCTGGAAAAATGGAGGTATGGGAAATAAATTCACAGTAGAAAGGCTGGTTGAAGAGGACCTTGCCCAAGGGTCGCTGACGGCTGTCAGACCAAATTTGTCTCCAAAGTATGTTTGGTTTGGTGGGATCATTTTTTTCATACACTCTTCGGGCCACCAGAGTCCTAGTCCTTGAGGTCCTTGGGCTCTGTGAACCACTTTGCCCGTCACGGTTTTCGGAAGGCCAGGTTTGTGAAATGACTTCTGAGTCCCACAGATGAAGGAGTGTGAGCGGGTTGACGTGCCCCCGGCCTTCCGTGGGGTGTAAACACTGATCGCTGGGTGAGTCCTAGTCTTTTCTCAGCCCTGAGCCCCTCCAAAGCAGTGAATGTGTGGGAGCCGTTATCACAAATTCTGTCCCATCTGGTGAGATAAATTCAGAACTTGCTCGATTCTTGGTTTCACATATGGTTATTTGGCTTAGAATAGGTACAGAGATCCAAATACCAGGAGTAGGAATATATCTGTTATTTCATGCACTTTTAACTAACAAAGACGTAGTACTAAGAAATCCTGTGTTTTCTAATTACAGACTGTCAGAAACATTGCTGTCTGGAGCCCCCGTAGTAAGAAGGGGCATCCCACCCGCCACGGCCGGGCCGGGATCATTGTCACCATTTACATAGTAACGATATCATCATTGTTGACACAGAGACGCAGCCGCAACATCCAACCCAGAGGCAGAGTTTCAGGTAAGAGATTTTCGGACGTGACACCTGCCTTCATCTCAGCTCTTTCGTTTCCCAAGAAAGGGGGGCCCTCACTGCTTTTCACAGGCCGGTcctgatgttaattcttttgcACGGAGCCCTGGTTTGCTTTGAATCCATCAAAACACCATTTTATGTGATTTCACCTCAGTCCACTATTTCTCAAAATCCATCAGCACCTTTTCCCCTCTGGGGTGGCTCCATGCCGTGGGGTTTCCATTGCTGCAGCGCGTTGATGGACCTCAGCTTGTGGGACAACAGATGTGGCCCTGGTCCTTGTCACGGGGGCTTTTTGTGTCACATCGTTCAAAGTACAGGTTCTGCAGGAGCACAGTTACCAGAACAGGAGCCAGTGAATGCTAACCACGCTGGTGACAAACTGTAGGATCATTGTGGTCTCATTGAGAAAGACTGTAGCGTGAATGCCTGCGTGCTGGCAGACCATGCCCTTGTCCTAACAGCTTTGCacgttttatttatgtatttgtttttgttaggAGCCAGTCTGGGGGCCACTGTATGTTAGGAAATTTTCAAAATCCTGCAAACAGAATATGCATTCCCTAGTCTCcaaaatgatctttaaaatatcCTCCAATCCTAAGAGTTGGCAGAAATGGGGATGGGGACGATGCACGGgaatgggtgggaggaggaagggaaagaccAAGAGGGATCCAGGTCCTCCCTCCACCGCTCAGCAAGGGCCTCACTCTGCCGGCCCCAGCGCCCTCGTCTGTGAAATGGTGAGAATCTTCGTGGGCCACGTGTATGAGCAAATCCATACGAACGTGGAAGACGGAAGAGATGGTTGTCATTAattgagaagagaaaatattttagttggaaaaaaaaaaacccaaactctgGATAATCAGGGAGccagtgggatttatttctgggatttaaAAAGGAAGCATCTCTTCTAAGTAGCTTCGATATTCATCTGCCTAAAGCCAGGTGAGGCTAAACCAGGTCATCCTTTGAAGTCTCTCTTACAGCTGTGAGCTGTTTAATTCCTTTGGGTGGTTCAGGATGGGAGGGAATGCCTGTCGGCTGCACTTGTGTTTCCCAGCTCTCCTTTGCTCCTAGCGCTGAACCCCTTTCACAAACCCTGTAATCTCAGGCTCTTTCCTGGGGACTTGTAGATCAACTTTTAAAGGGCCCTTTCCTTACAAGACAGCCTCAATCTGATGATGGAGTTTTTGACCTTCTTTATTATAACTATTagaaaatttagccctggctggtgtagctcagtggattgagcgcgggctgtgaaccaaagtgtctcaggttcgattcccagtcagggtacattcctgggttgcaggccatgacccccagcaaccgcacattaatgtttctctctctttctctctcccttccctctctaaaaataaataaataaaatcttaaaaaaaaaaaagaaaaaaaagaagaaaatttgttTCTGCCAGTGGATGTGAACTAtcctgaaaaaaaagagaaaggcttCCCTGAACCCTTTCCCACTCTCAGTGACATGGTATGTAGTGAGTAGCACATCTTTTGAGCCCGTGTGACACAGCGATGCTCAGATGTGCGACAAGGAATAGAAATGAACGGTGCTGGGTGCTTCCTGGGTGCCAGGCATTTCTACGTACATAAAGTCATTTCACTTTCCCAGCAACCTGCGTGGGTGAGCATTAgttttcccattttgcagatgagaaaacccaAGGGGGAGAGAAGTTCAGTTGTACTGGATGCTGAAGGTTTTGCTTTAAGTAAATATCTACCTGTTAGAACTCTTGTCCTAAAGACAATTCCCTTCTAATGCAGTTTGAGTCAACAAATAGAAATTAATTGCCAGCTCTGTTCCGAACACCGAGCTCAGCGCTGGGAGCCAGCATGAATGAACTGGTTTGTCGctggaggaagagaaatagaTCATCTGAGTACGATGCCTCATGGGCGGGGGGATAAGCAGAGGATCACGGGATGCGATTGGCATATGTTAGCGCACCTAACCTAGcttgtgcgtgcgtgcgtgtggtGAGGGGCGAAGGGTTAGGACAGCACTCCTGGAGAAGACTGAGTTGAACCTGGAAATGACTCAGAGGTAGGTGAcgaggtggagggaaggggaagctgAAAGGATattccagaaaaatgaaagaacatgacaaaagcaaagacaaatggAACTGTATGGCATGTGTCAGCTACTGTGAGAAGTTTAGTGCCGCTGGAAGTGAGACTTAGTGCAGGGAGTTTAGGCATGAACCTAGGTCTATGGAGGGCCTGGTGCGTGTGGATCTGCCCACGTGAGCAGCCCGAGGACTCGCCTGGCCGTGCCGCGCCGCCACCGTTCAAGACTCATTCCAGGAGCCCTCGCACCGTTTGCGCCTtccctcttctgtctccttcatcctctctgcctttctccttcttcctcttcattctcCTTCCTGTTCTTTGTCTGCTCATCCATGCACACTCATACACCTGCACTAAAACATGAATCAGGTAGCAGGATGGTTTACAGGAAGAATGAGTTTATTGAAAACAAGTGAGCAGCACATTATAAACGATGACGGGGAGGCTTGAGCAGCCTCCAGAGTTCAGGGTGGGTTTGCCAGGTTCCCCCCAGGGACTTTTAGAGGTGGGCTTGCCCTTCATGGTGAGTTCTGCTAATGGGAACACCCGGGAATCTGGCTCAAGGTGGAGATGGAGCTTGTGTATCCAAATAgtaggatgaaaaaaaaatgtctattgtCACTTTATgggaaagaaatgtatttttctttcaacttgATTAAAATGCAGAACAGGTGCTTGGGCTCCAGTGTATGGATCTGTGGGGACCTTGggtctcagcagcagcagcacggggAGGTCCTGCAGGTGGTGCGGCAGGGGGCGGGCTGGCAGCAGGGGGGCCGGCAGCAGGGCGCCTGCACACAGATGGGCTGGCAGCAGGTGGAGGCCCAGCAGCAGGGCCGGCAGACCACGGCCGTGCAGGACGTGGGGCAGCAGGCGATGGGGCGGCAGCAGccctcctgcagcccacaggGGTCACAGCAGATGGGGCGGCGGCAGGGCTCGCAGATGGGGCGTGTGCAGTGGGGCACACAGGTCACGGGGCGGCACACTGTGGTCTGGCAGCTGCAGGGGCGGCAGCAGCAGGGGTCgcggcagcagcagggctggcagCAGGGCTGGCAGCAGCCGCCCCCACAGACTGAGGAGCAGGTGGAGCCGCAGCAGGAGCCGGTCATGGTGGCGTCTGGgtctgggctgggtgggctggtgAGAGGAGCTGGGTGTTCTCAGGTGTGAATGCCTTCCTCCCGTGGGGGTTCCTTATATACCCTGGCCAGGTGCTGGTGACCCCCAGGGCACAGGGTCACTTCCTTGTTAATTTCCTGGCCAATTAAGTAAGGATTTAGCATTGACTAATGGTGTTTTTGGTAGCCCCTCACCtcatacatatacatgcacacacaccacaaatggttttcctttttttttgtattgtttattctcACCGAATCTAGACGTTGGATTGGATTCTGATGACTTtccctttaaatatttctaacacataaaagagaaaggaatgtgTTTTCCTTGTGGGCTTTAGTCACTCTGCCCTGTGGCCCTGAAGTTCGTGTTTTGCTCATGGACTTCAAAGGCTGTAGTTATTAGCGCCAAGCAGCGCCTCGCCTCCGTCACACCTGGGCACGTGACAGGCAGGGCAGGTGAGTGGCAGCGCTCAGTGCACACCAAGTCTTCTGCTTCCCAGacctctccctccactccctgaaAGGCAGGTTCCTGGGTTTGCTCGTGAGGAGGGACCCCATGGTGCCCTGGATCCCTGCCGCCCTGGTGGGGTCCCCCCGAGTTAGGGTCTGCACTGTCCTGCCTTGATTGTGATGTCTCCACATTCACCTGAacgccctcctcctccttcccagccaCACTCAACATCTACCTTGGTTGCACAAATCGCTTGCAATTGCTGTCTTTGTAATTCATTCGGGATCAGTCACCCCATGTGTGGAATCCAGGGActgtagagcaggggtccccaacgtCCGGGCAGTGGACTGGTTAGGAAtcgggctgcacagcaggaggtgagctcgAATGTAACGTGCTTGAATCCTCCTGaagccagccccccgccccacctagTCCacggaaaaattgtcttccacgaaaccggttcctggtgccaaaaacATTGGGGACCACTGCTGTGGAGGGTATGTAGGCCTGTCCTTCATTTTCCAGTAGGGTCACGTGTGCTCCCCACGGTCACACAGTGAGGTCTGGGGTCCAGGTCTCCTCGTTCCTCAGTAAGCGACTGTGTTTCACCCCGTGACAGGTCAACTGAAAGGGGCGGGGCTTCCGTGCGGGGTCGGACCTGAGCGCGGGCACAGGGGTTCCTCTCTGAGGGTCAGCAGAGCTGAGctcagggtggtggggagggcaggggctcctCCTTTTCTGGGTGTTGGTCTCACAGGGTGGTCTGGCTGTCCCTGGGGACTCACCAGGGCACTGTGAGAGAGAGGCATGCACTTACCTAATTCCAGCTGTGGTTATTTATGTGTACCTTTGCCCTGTGTCTTACCTTCGTGATGAGTCCCATAAATTTACTTCTTACTAGTGATACAGAACACTTTCCTTTggatttgaataaaataaagaagtctGCCCAGTCAATCCCACTTCCTTCCTATGAACccaatgaaaagaaaggaaggccaAGAGCTTGCAAACCACCAAATGCTTTTTGATAGTCATTTGTCCTAAAACCATCCCCTCCTCTTCACAGGGGAGGCTTTTGATTGTTGTCATGGAGGAATTCACTCTGTCTTGCTTCAAGGATACCGTGGAAGATATCACAGATGTGAATTATCCCAAATTCACCCTCTGTATTCTTCATGCTAAGACTTTCTCTTTGCTTACAACATTAGTTGATCTTTTCCTGTGTAGACTAAATGATTCTTTACTCATAGCCTTTTTATTTATGACCGATATTCTATGGACATCTTTGGCCTCAGCGGCCCTTTGAACTAATATCTGATATCACAGTTTGATgaggaattttcttttcttttctcgcTAGGCCCCTACTGGAAGCTCATACCCATTTTCCTCTAAGAACGGGTTATAAGGCTGTACTGTCTTGTTTGCTGATGCTGTGTATCacctcccactttccttcccacctGTGTGAGAACTTTACGTTACGATTACGGGAGTATTTTGGTATGTTCCAGGGACTGCGATAGGTATGTGTAGCTATCTTATTAATCATCGTAACAATCAATTGAGTTAGGTATTTTTTATCCTCGCTCTGAGATGAACAAGCTGCAGCTTCACAAGGTTGACTAGtttgcccaaggttgcacagctcGCCATTAACAAGGCCTGGATTCAGTCTAAGCAAGTCCGACCCTTAAGCCTGTGTTTTAACAAACACGCCTACAGAAACGAATGGGGTTGTCCTTCAATTTAACATGATAGGCCTTTATTCTGTGTTATTTATAAAAGCTTGATTTTTTCTATAAACCCAGAGGTTTATTAACCTACGTTCTTCAGAAAGTTAATTAAAATCAAACCAACCCTGCCACAAACATGGGGCCacccctttgtttttatttttttttagagaaaactgTCTGCTTAATCTTTTCATACTGATGGATGTATTCAGCTAGTTTCTCATTGGCACTACAGTTGAATTAGTCagctattgctgcataacaagcaACCACAAACTCTCATAATGTACAACCACAAGTATTTATTTCTTGGTCAGGCGCCTGCAGATCACTGGGTTTGGGCTGTTTAAGGCTGGGCTCACCTTCTGGCTGTGGGTTGGTTTGGGGCTTTCTACTGAATTAGAGttaccagatttagcaaataaaaatacaggtaaCTCAATTAAGTTTTGatttcaaatgaacaacaaaaatttttttagtacATTTGAGTGTGCACTGGGGCGTacttacataaaaatgtattcattgttCATCTGAAATTCCAGTTCCGTGAGCTGAGCCCTGCATTTTGGATGACAACCCTACCACTGACAGCACAAGCACATGGGAGCAATCCCAGTCACGCTAAGACATTTCAGGCCTCGGCTTGGGTCACGTCCTCTaacatcccattggccaaagcaagtcacatggggTGAAGTTCACACTACAGGGTGGAAGAGCGAGAGGGGATGCTTCTTCCAGGGGgtcagagggggaaagggtaaaTATTAACAAACAATGATTTAATCTTCCAGAGAAGTACATctgttattttaataatctttGTCATGAAGTTTGAATAAAGACTTCTAGACAGTCAAATTAGATTGTGTTCACTGGGTCTGCATTTATGGGGTTACTTTTCCTCCGCATCCTTGTCAACCAGGAAATGCCATTGATTAAATTAAAACTGCCTGATTTCTCTGTAGGAAACTCATTCTGTCAGTCtcaattagtttatattttatcagacgttcaaaagaaaaataccaattttATGAAGATGGCCATTGatttcatcaaatatttcatTAGAGATGCTATTTCATTGCCTGCTATGAGTACCACTTACTTGACTGACTAATAAACAGGAGAATCTTCTCTTGGGAAAAATTAATGGTGGACTTCATCAACACAGATACTAAACTAATACGAAATCCCCCTCTACCCACTTACATATAGAGGCTGATGTTGGCTTAgcagaacttccccattctgccaTAGCCCttcactggccagcagtgtctTGTAGCTCTTTCCACCAGGACTTAGATTTTATTTCTCCACTCTTAGTGTCTGGTTTGGGCTTAGGACTTATTTTGACCAGTAGAACATGGTGGATGAGTTGTGTGAGTGCTGTAATCTCAGCCCCAAGAAGCCTTGAATCTTCATCTTTTCTGTCTTGGAACATTTCTACGATTATACAAAGAAGCCCAGCAGAGCCTACCAGAGAAGGAGAGGCCATGTAGAGAAGAACCAAGGCGCCCCAGGAGACAGGCAGCACCAACTACCAGACATAAGTGAAGCCATCTTGGACCCTTCAGCCCCAGCTGAACTTTGAGATGAATGCAGAAGTATGAGTGGGACCAGACAAAAATCAAAAGGTCACCCAGTCAATgcacagaactgtgagaaatcacAAATCATTAGTGTTTTGAGCTGTTAAGTTTGGGCGTGGTTGTTACATAGCAACAGACAACTGAGGCAGTCTTTGTagattcaatttctttctccacGTGAGCTGTCGCCCTTGTGGAGATGGTGGTGGGGGTGTCCCCTTCACAGGAACTCCCCCCAGTTACAGTCATGTCGTGGCAGTGGCcagcagagaaaatatttaaatggttgAGCATGTGTGATGCTGTTGTAGTGCTTGCCCTTGAAAATGTctagtttgaatatttttatagacAGGGATAGAACATTATTTTGGAAAACACTTTCTGATAATATCTATAGCTGCTGGAATTTCAAATTCCAGGTGAGGGGTTAGCAAATCTTGGCACTGCTTCCTTGCTGTGTGGGTTTCAATCTTGTACGTAGAATTCTCACTTCCATATCGTTGTGTTCACAAAGTCGTTGTGAGCCTCAGCCAAGAACTACgtaaaattacaaattaattcccatttaaaaaatccttaaaaagaaattccattCTCTCAGGGTCAATATGTGTTGGGATATTAATTGAGGAGATGCTTGAATTATGAGGAAAACCCTGAGAGACCACACTCAGAAACATACCACAGCATCCATATGAAGCACATTCCCTTAAAAATGCGAGGAAATATAACTCAATGAGTTGTATTCATTAAGTATATACAGCTTTTTTGCATGAAGATCAAATCTCAGTAAAgcggattttttaaaaaatacaatgaaacatGCATTTCTCCTCGGCAGAACTCAATGACAAATAATGTTTAACCCACTTTGTGGttataaattctgaaaaaaaaatttttgatgaaAGGAATTaagtacatataaattctttacaggagattttccttctttcattggCATGCACTGAGCAAGCTGGGTTTACCCTTTTCTGCAAAATAGGACCAATGGTATAAAGGGGGTATGATATGTTTTAAATAAGAGTTAAAGACATGAAT is a window of Phyllostomus discolor isolate MPI-MPIP mPhyDis1 chromosome 8, mPhyDis1.pri.v3, whole genome shotgun sequence DNA encoding:
- the LOC114503851 gene encoding keratin-associated protein 2-3, which translates into the protein MTGSCCGSTCSSVCGGGCCQPCCCRDPCCCRPCCCQTTVCRPVTCVPHCTRPICEPCRRPICCDPCGLQEGCCRPITCCPTSCTAVVCRPCCWASTCCQPICVQAPCCRPPCCQPAPCRTTCRTSPCCCCCC
- the LOC114503361 gene encoding keratin-associated protein 2-3-like, translated to MTGSCCGSTCSSVCGGGCCQPCCQPCCCRDPCCCRPCSCQTTVCRPVTCVPHCTRPICEPCRRPICCDPCGLQEGCCRPIACCPTSCTAVVCRPCCWASTCCQPICVQAPCCRPPCCQPAPCRTTCRTSPCCCC